TTCTCCATGCATCTGAATATGAAAATGTCGCGACTTCTAAATTTTCTTGTATGGATATTTCTTTGGAATGAGtgtaagaaaaaatattttcatcaAAAACAACATGTCGAGAAATACGAACCTTATTAGTTGAGGGTTTAGGATTTAGCAATATGATtgataaaaatatatattaattgCTAAGAAAATTATTATGAATGAAATTgttacttttttatatttttattttgtatttattGCACCTTTTAAACTAAAGTCTGCATtttaattttgcttgcatttaAATCTTTGATAGACCTGAAACACATTGTAACGAATTTCGCCTTTGTAAAAAATGGTTCTAGGTATACAAGATTATAATTTACGAAATGTTTATGAGGCaaacaacaacaagaagatagttataattattattattattattatcattataataataataatgataataataataataataataataataataataataataataataataataagatagTTATATATGTAATTAATAAGAATGCGAAGATTATTAAGCAGTGAATAATATACATGGATCATCATGTAAGGGATTATTTAATTTAAGGAAATTTTCTCTTTAGACACTCGTATATATCCACGTATTTTAACCCGTATAAAATAACATATAGATTCTCATATATTAGTAATACAATCTTTTAGATTCAAGTATCAAACCCTGCATAACTAAGGAGTTTAATACTGAAAACCAAATTTATATTAGTTATATGGAGATTAGTTATGCACGATTTTATATCGAAAACGAGAGGCTATATTAAGTTTTATACCGTCAATACACGTAAAGTTATTTTTGTGTGATCTATAGATCACAAGTTCGAATCGTGGAAGTAGCCACTAATATTTACATTACGGTAGATTGTCTACATCATATCCCTTGGATGCGACCCTTCTCCGGACCTTGTGTGAACGCCGAATATCTTGTGCATGAAActgcctttttaaaaaaaaaaaattgaatatccctatttctcttttctccttttttttcttccaaatatTCCGACTTCACCATGGAGTAAGGATAAACTAGAATTATAATTAAAACAACCTTAGTCTAACTAGAAAATTAATGACAATTGTCAGGTAATAAGAGAATAAGGTCACCTCACATTCTCCCAAATTAGAGGTGTTTCAAAGCCAAAGATTTTTGAGTGAGAGGAAGAGAGAGAGGAGGGGTAAGAGACGTTCTCCCTATGATGGGAAAAATCACATTGCCCCAAtaaagatttctctcttttccccTTTGAGAACCCTTCTTTCTCGGTCTTCATTCAGGTACATGTTTTCTATTTTtgtgtttcattttctttttctttactacAAAACTccataaaaaattaattaatttcagaGTTTAAAGAATGTATAGCCCTGATTTGTTCTTTTTACATGCAAATAAACGATGCAGCTGCCACTTTTTTCTTTGACAATGCCAAGGtaatcttttttctttctttgcatGGCAATCTATTAGGGCATTGAGGGAGTTGTTGAGACAAATAGTTAACGGGAAAGGTTGATATTCCGGCGATTGCGTGTATCTTCACGCTCAATCTTGGCCGGAAGTTCATCGTCGGTGAATATGGACAATTCTCCTTCATCTTCTCCTCCTTCACCGCCTTcgtcttctcctcctcctccagaGTCTTCTCCTCCTCCGTCTTCGCCTCCTCCTTcatcttctcctcctcctcctcctgaTTCTtcacctcctcctccttcttcttctcctcctccttcttcacCTCCTCCCTCTTCACCTCCTCCTTCTTCACCACCGCCCCCATCTCCTGAAGCGCCACCGTCGAAATCTGACAATTCTCCTTCCCCTCCATCCCCTGAAACACCACCACCGAAATCTGATTCTCCTCCTCCAGCGTCACCACCACCTCCTACAGAATCTCCTCCGCCACCACACACAGAGTCTCCTCCACCACCGAAATCTgattctcctcctcctccttctgatACACCTACGGAATTACCACCACCCTCACCGCCACCACCCACCACGAACACAACACCCCCTCCTCCCAAAAATGCCTCAACTACTCAACCTAATTCTCCTCCATCGCCTATATTCTCTCCACCACCTCCTGTTTCTCTACAATCACCTCTACCTCCTCCTGAAAAGTTAATTCCTCCTCCACTTTCTCCACCTTCGCGAGATGCACCGTCGAATAAATCACATGGTTCCTCAGGAAGCAATAACTGGCCACCATCTAATAATTCCTCATCTACCTCAAATGTGGTAATAGTAGCTGCAATAGCTGTGGCAGGTTTATTGATTCTTGCACTTGTCATTGTCTGCCTATTATGCAatagaaagaagaagaaacaaccTTACTATGTAGATCCTGCTCGTCCACCTCAAGGTACGTTGAATTATTAGCTTGGTCTTCAATCTTCATATAATTAGTCATTGCTACAACCATACTATGTTGTTCTATTCTTAAGCATTCAACTATATCGGTTTCGCATTATTTATTAGTATCATTATAAAAGTAAGTCATTTTTCGATTCTTTATAGTGTTAGTGTATATAACGTAAATCAACTCCTATGCATATTCTTGGCATTAGTGTAGGTGGTGATCCTTACTACAATACCGCAAATTATTCAACTAGCCCTCTACCAAATACTGAGCACATTGTTAAGCTAGCTCCACCACCAGGTGTAATGGGAACTCCTCTAGAAGGACCACGCGGGTGGGCCCCGCCGCCACCGCCTCCGGCCGCTAACACGAGCAGTGAATATAGCTCAGGTTATTCAAGCCATGTGCCTGGGGGCCCAATCCCACCAAAATCACCTAATCTTGGTGGACTTGCAAAAATTCAGTTTACTTATGAGGACTTAGCAACAGCAACAGGTGGATTTTCTCAAGCCAATTTGTTAGGACAAGGAGGATTTGGGTTTGTACACAAAGGTATTTTGACTGATGGAAGTATTGTTGCTGTAAAGAGTTTGAAATCTGGAAGTGGACAAGGTGAAAGAGAATTTCAAGCTGAGGTTGAGATTATTAGCAGAGTTCATCATAGACATCTTGTTTCTCTTGTTGGATTTTGCATTGCTGATGGACAAAGAATGTTGGTCTATGAATTTGTTCCCAATGGAACCTTGGAGTTTCATCTTCATGGTACTTTCCCTCTTATTCAACTCTGTTCCATTTTATTTGACAGTATTACTATTTGGAGAGTCAATAAGGCTTTTCTTGGTTCATAGTTTAAATTTATGTTGCTCGGGCTCTTCGAAAATATCGTTGGGTGCGTGTCGGATACCCCAAAAGTAGCGTATTTTTAGAGGATCCGATACGGGTGCGACAATATTTTAGAGAGTCCGCGCAGCATAGGTTTAAATATTTTGTATTATTAACTATTTTAACTTATAACTGTatgatttatttaatttttaaatatataaattttatttcaaaaaaatactTAATGAATCCTTGTGATCACGGTGAGAGTATTTCATGtaatattcttttattttttttagttcgTTAAAAAAAACGACATATTTTTATGTATAAAAATTCCTTAAATTTAAACGGTCAAATCAAATTCTTGGTAATGGAAATGTACCATTGCAGGCAAAGGTCGACCTGTCATGGATTGGGAAACAAGGCTTAAAATTGCGTTGGGATCAGCCAAGGGACTGGCTTACCTTCACGAAGATTGTATGTTTTTTTAACCCTTCCTTTTCCATTTATAAAATAActgaattttattttttgtatagaaataattaaattttatcaTTCTAATAGTAAAATCATATAAATATCTTCTTTCTTTCTAATTTTTTCTCTTTTGTACATGCAGGTCATCCTCGCATTATCCACCGTGACATCAAGGCTGCAAACATTCTACTTGATAACAATTATGAAGCTATGGTAAAATGTGACATTTGTTTTTTGGATATGCCAAAAATATTAGGGAATAATTCTTTTAGTATAGACCTCGAATATTATTCTGTTTAAAGTGTTAACCTTCATACTGAACTAGGATTTAGAAGAATATTTTTTACGGTTTATCAGGTGGCAGATTTTGGATTGGCTAAACTTACAGAAGACACCAATACTCATGTGTCGACCCGTGTTATGGGAACTTTTGGGTGAGTCTAAAATTACTTTTCTCTAGTTTTTTAAAGTTAATTTCGCATCTCAACGTTCCGTATCACTATTAGGATCTGTTAAATCCGGATTCGTTTCCACATAGGGGTAAAATACTTCTTTACAAAAGCGACTTTATACATAAGACTCGAACTTAAGATCTCTGGATAATAATAAGGAgtacttttctctatttgttaCAAGCGAGGTTAAGCTAGAGCGAATTAATACTGCTTAAATTTTTAATTTCCATAAGTTGTTGTCAGAATTTAGTGATTTGCCGGGTTAATAATTTAAACTCTCATTACATTAGTGCTAAATTTTGAGCAGGCTCAAGTGTGCTTAAAATAAGATTAATTTTACTTTTATCGGGGGTTCTTTGTAAAAAAGCCAGTAGAATCCAATGCATTCCTTAGAAATATAGGCGTTTGGAAAAATCATATTCCTGTCACATTTTAGGTGTTTGCATTTTCTTTTTTAGTCCGTCACAAAAATTATCATAAGTTTATCTTTAGAGACTATTCAATCTTGTCTTTCCTCTTTCACCTTTAATAACATGAGTTATTGGACCCATTTCATATGAAAGTTCATATTGTTTTCAGAGAAATATATAAATAATAGGACGTATGGAATTCTTAACATCGCGCATTAAATTGTTAATAGTAAGAGCAATTTTGGTACTTCACAATTAACATTTATTTTGTTTGTGTCAAAAGTATATATTTCTTTGTATCTTAAACGTTTATCAAACACCATCACATAAAATGAACATTGTTGACTCGAATATCTAATCAAGAAGCTCATTTTGTTATGTAACAGGTACTTAGCGCCAGAATATGCATCAAGTGGTAAGCTAACAGAAAAATCAGATGTGTTTTCGTTTGGAGTCATGCTTTTGGAACTCATAACAGGGAGGAGACCTCTGGATACTACCAATAAACTCATGGAAGACTGCCTAGTAGACTGGGTAATTTGTTTTTTACATTAACTTCCTAATTCCCCTGCATTATAAATGATCATATTTTATAGGGATAATTATATTTTTGGGTCGTCCAAAAAATAATAGTAACAGGtaattgtatatattttatatattaagtACAAATATGCATATAATATACATTTTATATACGTATCATATATAACCAgtgtatatatattttgtatatttggGCTACCGTTTGTAATTATTTTGGGCAGCCGggacaaaaatgaaaaaagcCTTTTTTTATCAAGCTTTTAAAGTGTTTTAGACTTTCATCTTCTCTTCCTCTCATTGATCTAGTATATATGATTATTTGGTGGTTATATGCCCATTATAAATGTGTTTTAAGTTGTATTATCCCATTTCATAGGAGATCTTTATGTTAAACGTAGGAGATCGATGAtataaaatgcataaaaattttaaagaattttttatattcaAAATGTAAGTGGTAATTTTGTACTATTTCCTCAGGCTAGACCCTTTCTTGCAAAAGCATTGGAAGAAAATCAATACGATAAATTGGTAGACGCGCGACTAGAAGGAAAATTTGATCCCGATGAGCTGCATCGGATGGTAGCTTGTGCTGCTGCTAGCGTTCGCCATTCTGCTAAAAGACGTCCAAGAATGAGCCAGGCAAGTCCTCTAAACTCTATCTATTATAAATTATAACAGTAAAATTACTTAATTATGTTTTTGGATACTCAATTTAAAGTGAATAAACAGAATTTTATACTCCATCTCATAAATATATATAGAATTATGCGGGAAGCCGTATTCGATGAAAATCGTATGTACGGTTTGAAGGAGGATCTTTAAATATCCACCCTATAATATGGGGTAAAAAGGCCAAAATTTGTCATATTAAAGTAACGAAACTTTACCATGTATTAGTAAAATCACATAACTATATTTGTCACATTTAAGTAATTGAACTATATATGAATTGCTCAAATAATATAAATGACCAGAAGGTCAAATTTCTTGATCAtggtaaatattttttttttctttgcttcTTCATTTATATGCTTTTTCAATTCTCTTTTGATTTATAAAACATAGGTAATCAAATTTTTTACACAGtgatcttttttattttttgtcattTGTAATTTTTGAGCCGGAAATTTGACCTTCCTGTTATTTGTATTTTCTGAGCGCTATATACATAGTTCAATTTCTTTAATgtgattaaaaaaaattatcataAGCTTATTAGATATCTCAGTGGATAACGTTCAGGTAACCATACATGAAATTAGTTATCAGTATTTCTTCCTATGACTAAAATTGAGAGATGCATATtcctcttgagccgagggtctatcgtaAACAATTTTTCTACCTTCATAAGGTTTGCTACCCTCTGTAGGCCTCACTTATGGGAACATTGGGTATGATGGTGTTGTAAAATTGAGAGATAGTAATACATTTAATTACACACAAATTATTTATGATCAGATAGTACGTGCCTTGGATGGTGATTCATCATTGGAGGACTTGAATGAAAAACCTGGCAAAAATACAGCTAACTTTGGCAATGGGGCGGCATCTGATATTTACGATACTCGTGCATACAATGCTGATATGATGAAGTTTAGGCAAATGGTAATGACAAGCCAAGACTTCAACAGCAGTGAATATGGAGCTACAAGTGATTATGGACTCAATCCTTCTTCCTCAAGCAGTGAATTCAGTTCTGAGTATGGTAATTCAGGAGGCCACCAAAAGCaaacaaaatgaaaataatttattgaAAAAGAAGGCTCAAGTTAGTGACATATGACTGATTTAGTTTCAGTTATATTGTTCTAAAAGAGTATGTTATATAGATAATTCTATAAGACTATAATGTGCATATGACTATCGTAATGATATGCACGTTATCCAAAAAAAAGGACATaagttattatttattttttgacaTTTGTAGGGACGACTAATGAAAGATGAAATCTATGTATCATAACTTATTACTTAAAGAAAACGAGGATTTAATCAAATGTCAAAAACTTAACTACTATATATGACCGTGATATTTGTTGGCTGTTGCGTTGCTTCTTTTTCCTTATTAACATGAGAGAACTGCAAATATGTGTCTTGAGACTGTACTTCGAATCAAAATAAATTCAAGATCTAGAGGTAGTGGGTTCAAAACAaatgtgattttattatatgtatatattttttttaaaatatttttagcaTATGTATATATAAAGTTCGAGCCAAAAGCAAGGACTTCAATTAAATCTACCGTCCTAGATCTGCCTCTGATTCCAAATAGTTAGTCCAAAGACAGTAACAATTAATGCCACCAGCAGCCATGgaagtgttttttttttcggTTTCCCACTTACGTCCAGTATCCGTTTTGGGGTCCGACTAATCTGGATTCGAGCCAGAAATTCGCACGTTAGGAGTAAAGCACTCAAGGCGATTCAATTTCTATGGCTCAAACTCGAGAGTCGAGACTTTTGGTTAAGGATAGAAGCGATGATTATTCAAGCTAAAAAGTACTTCGTGCAGTAATGTTTTTGGATCGTTCTGTACTCACCTGGACAAAGGTTGCACAATCCAAGTACAGTATGGTACTGATAAAAAGTAAATCAAGACATAAAAG
This genomic stretch from Nicotiana sylvestris chromosome 9, ASM39365v2, whole genome shotgun sequence harbors:
- the LOC138878559 gene encoding putative proline-rich receptor-like protein kinase PERK6, with the translated sequence MHQVARPFLAKALEENQYDKLVDARLEGKFDPDELHRMVACAAASVRHSAKRRPRMSQIVRALDGDSSLEDLNEKPGKNTANFGNGAASDIYDTRAYNADMMKFRQMVMTSQDFNSSEYGATSDYGLNPSSSSSEFSSEYGNSGGHQKQTK
- the LOC104248054 gene encoding proline-rich receptor-like protein kinase PERK2, which codes for MDNSPSSSPPSPPSSSPPPPESSPPPSSPPPSSSPPPPPDSSPPPPSSSPPPSSPPPSSPPPSSPPPPSPEAPPSKSDNSPSPPSPETPPPKSDSPPPASPPPPTESPPPPHTESPPPPKSDSPPPPSDTPTELPPPSPPPPTTNTTPPPPKNASTTQPNSPPSPIFSPPPPVSLQSPLPPPEKLIPPPLSPPSRDAPSNKSHGSSGSNNWPPSNNSSSTSNVVIVAAIAVAGLLILALVIVCLLCNRKKKKQPYYVDPARPPQGGDPYYNTANYSTSPLPNTEHIVKLAPPPGVMGTPLEGPRGWAPPPPPPAANTSSEYSSGYSSHVPGGPIPPKSPNLGGLAKIQFTYEDLATATGGFSQANLLGQGGFGFVHKGILTDGSIVAVKSLKSGSGQGEREFQAEVEIISRVHHRHLVSLVGFCIADGQRMLVYEFVPNGTLEFHLHGKGRPVMDWETRLKIALGSAKGLAYLHEDCHPRIIHRDIKAANILLDNNYEAMVADFGLAKLTEDTNTHVSTRVMGTFG